In Halanaeroarchaeum sp. HSR-CO, one DNA window encodes the following:
- a CDS encoding carboxymuconolactone decarboxylase family protein, whose product MADEITDIDELPSTPRDLADTHPDVWAAYTDLGRATADAGPIDGEEKRLVKLALAVAAESEGAVHSHVRRALDEGISPEALRQVAILAIPTIGFPAAMAALSWIDDLAE is encoded by the coding sequence ATGGCCGACGAAATCACCGACATCGACGAACTACCGTCGACGCCCCGTGACCTCGCCGACACTCACCCGGACGTGTGGGCGGCGTACACCGACCTCGGCAGGGCGACCGCGGACGCGGGCCCGATCGACGGGGAGGAAAAACGGCTCGTCAAGCTCGCGCTGGCGGTCGCCGCCGAATCGGAGGGTGCGGTCCATTCGCACGTGCGTCGCGCACTTGACGAAGGGATTTCCCCCGAGGCGCTCCGACAGGTCGCGATCCTCGCGATCCCGACCATCGGGTTTCCGGCGGCGATGGCCGCGCTGAGCTGGATCGACGACCTGGCCGAGTAA
- a CDS encoding helix-turn-helix transcriptional regulator has protein sequence MSELESDAFYEAHAEYCGICANANRLKILDLLKSGEAYSVSTIEEKTDIPQSTLSQHLKIMRDQGMLTRERDGVRNFYSIADDRIIDGIEVIQGVIRDQMDE, from the coding sequence ATGAGCGAACTCGAAAGCGACGCGTTCTACGAGGCTCACGCAGAGTACTGTGGCATCTGTGCGAACGCGAATCGGCTGAAGATCCTGGACCTGCTCAAGTCCGGGGAGGCATACTCGGTCTCGACGATCGAAGAGAAGACCGACATCCCCCAGTCGACACTCTCCCAGCACCTGAAGATCATGCGTGATCAGGGGATGCTCACCCGCGAACGGGACGGTGTGCGGAACTTCTACTCCATCGCCGACGACAGGATCATCGACGGCATCGAAGTCATCCAGGGCGTCATCCGCGATCAGATGGACGAGTAG
- a CDS encoding sulfite exporter TauE/SafE family protein produces the protein MVGGVSTLSIVGFGLFGVLVGVIFGYFGMGSFMVTPTLLVFGYDATVAVGSGLAFVFGTAVIATLKHREMGQVDYTLGIVTIVGTTIGIEVGKRGLLYFRSIGLADGIVTAAYVLLLGGVGAMVILEALGEGSSGDDGDGTGRLPWVPTLGMRPCLSLRGGVNISAWTLVPLTFLTGLPAGLLGIGGGFIRVPALTYLVGVTMPIAVGTSVFAIMVSGGIGSLSWAQAGGVELAVVAPLLLGSAFGARLGSAVTDLVDAETGRLYFGVMLLFGAVAVAVRQVGIRLDVPALRVLGVALIVGSAAVVTGTVLYSGIQAVRQPPEVSPSAE, from the coding sequence ATGGTCGGCGGGGTCTCTACGCTCTCCATCGTGGGCTTTGGTCTCTTCGGCGTGCTCGTGGGCGTCATCTTCGGATACTTCGGCATGGGATCGTTCATGGTGACGCCGACGCTGCTGGTGTTCGGCTACGACGCGACAGTCGCCGTCGGGAGTGGACTCGCCTTCGTCTTCGGTACGGCCGTCATCGCGACGCTGAAACACCGGGAGATGGGCCAGGTCGATTACACGCTCGGGATCGTCACGATCGTCGGAACGACGATCGGCATTGAGGTCGGCAAACGGGGGCTGCTTTACTTCCGGTCGATCGGCCTCGCCGACGGAATCGTGACGGCTGCGTACGTCCTGTTACTCGGGGGCGTGGGGGCGATGGTCATCCTGGAGGCGCTGGGCGAGGGTTCCTCGGGCGACGACGGCGACGGTACGGGGCGGTTGCCATGGGTCCCCACGCTCGGGATGCGGCCCTGTCTGTCGCTGCGCGGCGGCGTGAACATCTCCGCGTGGACACTCGTTCCCCTGACGTTTCTGACCGGGTTGCCCGCCGGGCTTCTCGGGATCGGTGGCGGATTCATCCGGGTGCCGGCGTTGACCTATCTGGTCGGCGTGACCATGCCGATCGCCGTCGGCACGAGCGTCTTCGCCATCATGGTCTCCGGCGGCATCGGGAGTCTCTCCTGGGCGCAGGCCGGCGGCGTCGAACTCGCGGTCGTCGCGCCCCTGCTGCTCGGGAGTGCGTTCGGCGCGCGGCTGGGGTCGGCCGTGACGGACCTCGTCGACGCCGAGACCGGTCGGCTGTACTTCGGGGTCATGTTGTTGTTCGGCGCGGTCGCCGTCGCGGTGCGACAGGTCGGGATCCGACTCGACGTGCCAGCACTCAGGGTGCTGGGCGTCGCGTTGATCGTCGGCTCCGCGGCCGTTGTCACGGGAACGGTGCTCTATTCGGGGATTCAAGCGGTGCGCCAGCCTCCGGAGGTGTCACCGTCGGCGGAGTGA
- a CDS encoding rhomboid family intramembrane serine protease codes for MDRPTSPTIDLLLVFGVVYAIQLIAGAFGIGSVWFALATPLVRPWTLVTTVYAHASIQHLVTNAVSLALVGFALERFTTRFRFHAFVLATGSLAALAEVLVAGVLGRTVAVLGASGAILALFGYVLTGNRLVDGLFSRLHLGHRTKLALIVAAAVVVTLATAERGVALIAHSTGFAMGIVAGRYRLLRVD; via the coding sequence ATGGATCGCCCCACCAGTCCGACGATCGACCTCCTCCTCGTCTTCGGCGTGGTCTACGCGATCCAGCTGATCGCGGGTGCGTTCGGCATCGGGTCGGTCTGGTTCGCCCTCGCCACCCCGCTCGTCCGCCCCTGGACCCTCGTCACCACCGTCTACGCCCACGCCAGCATCCAGCACCTCGTGACCAACGCCGTCTCCCTCGCCCTCGTCGGGTTCGCCCTCGAACGATTCACTACACGATTCCGCTTTCACGCTTTCGTCCTCGCCACCGGCAGTCTCGCGGCCCTCGCGGAAGTTCTCGTCGCTGGCGTCCTCGGTCGGACCGTCGCGGTCCTCGGCGCGAGCGGGGCCATCCTCGCTCTCTTCGGCTACGTGCTCACGGGCAACCGTCTCGTCGACGGACTCTTTTCCCGGCTCCACCTCGGCCACCGGACGAAACTCGCACTAATCGTCGCTGCAGCAGTGGTCGTGACCCTCGCCACGGCCGAGCGCGGCGTGGCACTGATCGCCCACTCCACCGGCTTCGCGATGGGCATCGTCGCCGGACGGTATCGCTTGCTCCGGGTCGACTGA